From a single Streptomyces sp. 1331.2 genomic region:
- a CDS encoding MarR family winged helix-turn-helix transcriptional regulator yields the protein MTATDPALTALASGWGALSLLHGRIESHIERALQSRHGLSVREYSLLDVLSRQHDGEGGHLQMKQVADAVVLSQSATTRLVTRLEDRGLLARYLCPTDRRGIYTDVSEAGLELLAQARPTNDAALREALEQAAGNPELVPLVRAVEAVDAASPRR from the coding sequence ATGACCGCCACGGACCCCGCACTCACCGCGCTGGCCAGCGGCTGGGGCGCCCTGTCCCTGCTGCACGGCAGGATCGAGTCGCACATCGAGCGCGCCCTGCAGTCCCGGCACGGCCTGAGCGTGCGGGAGTACTCGCTGCTGGACGTGCTCAGCCGCCAGCACGACGGGGAGGGCGGGCACCTGCAGATGAAGCAGGTCGCCGACGCGGTCGTGCTCAGCCAGAGCGCCACGACCCGCCTGGTCACCCGCCTGGAGGACCGCGGCCTGCTGGCGCGCTACCTGTGCCCGACCGACCGGCGCGGCATCTACACCGACGTGAGCGAGGCCGGCCTGGAGCTGCTGGCGCAGGCCCGTCCGACCAATGACGCCGCCCTGCGCGAGGCGCTGGAGCAGGCCGCCGGCAACCCCGAGCTGGTCCCGCTGGTGCGGGCGGTCGAGGCCGTGGACGCCGCCTCCCCCCGGCGCTGA
- a CDS encoding MFS transporter, producing the protein MPLALLALAIGAFGIGTTEFVIMGLLPRIADDYGVSIPHAGLLVTGYALGVVLGAPLMTVLGTRIGRKTMLMLLMGLFTAGNLLSALAPDLPLMLAGRIVASLAHGAFFGIGSVVAADLVAPEKKAGAIATMFTGLTVANVVGVPLGTFVGQAVGWRTTFVLVASLGVVGLLGIARLVPDLPRPEGARLRPELTAFRNPQVLLAMAMTVLGFGGVFASITYIAPMMTHVAGYSDGAVTWLLVLLGIGMFLGNLLGGRFADRRLMPMLYASLGGLALVLALFTLTAHDKVLAAVTLLLAGALGFATVPPLQKRVLDQAHGAPTLASAVNIGAFNLGNALAAWLGGAVISAGLGYTAPNWVGAALAAAALALALWSAALERRTPSRTTAPAAAAPAPVPVHH; encoded by the coding sequence ATGCCTCTCGCTCTCCTCGCCCTGGCCATCGGCGCATTCGGGATCGGGACCACCGAGTTCGTGATCATGGGCCTGCTGCCCCGGATCGCCGACGACTACGGCGTCTCCATCCCCCACGCCGGCCTGCTGGTCACCGGCTACGCGCTCGGCGTCGTCCTCGGCGCACCGCTGATGACCGTCCTCGGCACCCGGATCGGCCGCAAGACGATGCTGATGCTGCTGATGGGCCTGTTCACGGCCGGCAACCTGCTCTCCGCACTCGCGCCCGACCTCCCGCTGATGCTGGCCGGGCGCATCGTGGCCTCGCTCGCCCACGGCGCGTTCTTCGGCATCGGCTCCGTCGTCGCCGCCGACCTGGTCGCCCCCGAGAAGAAGGCCGGCGCCATCGCCACCATGTTCACCGGCCTCACCGTCGCCAACGTCGTCGGCGTCCCGCTGGGCACCTTCGTCGGCCAGGCCGTCGGCTGGCGCACCACCTTCGTCCTCGTCGCCTCGCTCGGCGTCGTCGGCCTGCTCGGCATCGCCCGCCTGGTGCCCGACCTGCCGCGCCCCGAGGGCGCCCGCCTGCGCCCGGAGCTCACCGCCTTCCGCAACCCGCAGGTCCTGCTCGCGATGGCGATGACCGTGCTCGGCTTCGGCGGCGTCTTCGCCTCGATCACCTACATCGCGCCGATGATGACCCACGTCGCCGGCTACTCCGACGGCGCCGTCACCTGGCTGCTGGTGCTGCTCGGCATCGGCATGTTCCTCGGCAACCTGCTCGGCGGCCGCTTCGCCGACCGCAGGCTGATGCCGATGCTGTACGCCTCGCTCGGCGGCCTGGCCCTCGTCCTGGCGCTGTTCACCCTCACCGCCCACGACAAGGTCCTCGCCGCCGTCACCCTCCTGCTCGCCGGCGCCCTCGGCTTCGCCACCGTCCCCCCGCTGCAGAAGCGGGTCCTGGACCAGGCCCACGGCGCCCCCACCCTGGCCTCGGCCGTCAACATCGGGGCGTTCAACCTCGGCAACGCGCTGGCCGCCTGGCTCGGCGGGGCCGTCATCTCCGCCGGCCTCGGCTACACCGCCCCGAACTGGGTCGGCGCCGCCCTCGCCGCCGCCGCCCTCGCCCTGGCCCTGTGGTCCGCCGCCCTGGAGCGCCGCACCCCCTCCCGGACGACCGCCCCCGCGGCCGCGGCGCCCGCCCCCGTTCCCGTCCACCACTGA
- a CDS encoding GlcG/HbpS family heme-binding protein: MSTTTATAPLTTADAEALVAAARTAAEAAGVAVAVTVLDAGGHLLAFRRDDRAVLISGETSTRKAYTALQLNAPTADLVDLVKPDGPFHSLPTALERPLLFIAGGLPVHRDGRLIGALGIGGGAPEQDHSFATAALAQLG, from the coding sequence ATGAGCACCACCACCGCCACCGCCCCGCTGACCACCGCCGACGCCGAGGCCCTGGTCGCGGCCGCCCGCACCGCCGCCGAGGCAGCCGGGGTCGCGGTCGCCGTCACCGTCCTGGACGCCGGCGGGCACCTGCTCGCCTTCCGCCGCGACGACCGCGCCGTCCTGATCTCCGGCGAGACCAGCACCCGCAAGGCCTACACCGCCCTCCAGCTGAACGCCCCCACCGCCGACCTGGTCGACCTGGTCAAGCCCGACGGTCCGTTCCACTCCCTGCCCACCGCGCTGGAGCGCCCCCTGCTGTTCATCGCCGGCGGCCTCCCCGTCCACCGCGACGGCCGCCTGATCGGCGCCCTCGGCATCGGCGGCGGCGCCCCCGAGCAGGACCACTCCTTCGCCACCGCCGCCCTGGCACAGCTCGGCTGA
- a CDS encoding NHL repeat-containing protein, with amino-acid sequence MRRRHGVLLTAALLAQLAAGPSHAAAPAGWDPAGQCGVVRSGDTPLGGAEVTLYQAGDGRGAAPRVLARTRSAEDGRFTLDYRRPRDPNAVLYVLADLGPAPTRAPQAPAAPERALQDRPPRHGPDGPVTLAAVLSGAGAPPELVVNERTTVAVAYALARFTGPAGVSGTRPGLQNAAAIAHNLADTGTGDIAAPLATPPNGALTSTMAEFNTLANLLASCVTGDACDQLFDLARRPGHERPRDTLRAAVDIAHDPGHNAAALFALADTTPRYRPALPAAPDAWTVALRYDGNGRELDGPGNIAFDADGNAWVSNNYGYDADPAHPVCGGRTVLKFTPTGHDAPGAPYTGGGLYGAGFGITVDARGSAWVANFGFQGRGCPIDPTDLERSLSQFAPDGTPLSPPEGWRGHGIAQPQGMAADRSGTVWAADCGGGGVTRIPDGDATRAREVPTPALSKPFGAAVDPDGRLWVSGNGNDSVQVLGPDGTAERTVTGGGLRRPLALATDSKGYAWVSNSGILPVPCADTTADDLTTAALAGDTGPRPGASVTLIAPDGTPAPAPFTDGGLFLPWGIAVDGDDTVWVANFGGHRVARLCGTDLTACPPGHRTGQPLSPPGTGYSSDALERNTGLQIDPSGNVWLANNWRTVPVQTNPGGHELVVLIGAAAPVRTPALGGPAQP; translated from the coding sequence ATGCGCCGACGCCACGGCGTCCTGCTGACCGCCGCCCTCCTGGCCCAGCTCGCCGCCGGGCCCTCCCACGCCGCCGCCCCCGCCGGGTGGGACCCGGCCGGCCAGTGCGGGGTGGTCCGCAGCGGCGACACCCCGCTCGGCGGCGCCGAGGTGACGCTCTACCAGGCCGGGGACGGCCGCGGCGCCGCCCCGCGCGTGCTGGCCCGCACCCGCAGCGCCGAGGACGGGCGCTTCACCCTCGACTACCGCCGCCCGCGCGACCCGAACGCCGTCCTCTACGTGCTCGCCGACCTCGGGCCCGCCCCCACCCGCGCCCCGCAGGCCCCGGCCGCACCGGAGCGCGCCCTGCAGGACCGGCCCCCGCGGCACGGCCCGGACGGCCCGGTCACCCTCGCCGCCGTGCTCAGCGGCGCCGGGGCCCCGCCCGAACTGGTCGTCAACGAGCGCACCACCGTCGCCGTCGCCTACGCCCTGGCCCGCTTCACCGGCCCCGCCGGCGTCTCCGGCACCCGCCCCGGACTGCAGAACGCCGCCGCCATCGCCCACAACCTGGCCGACACCGGCACCGGCGACATCGCCGCCCCGCTCGCCACCCCGCCCAACGGCGCCCTCACCTCGACCATGGCCGAGTTCAACACCCTGGCCAACCTGCTGGCCTCCTGCGTCACCGGCGACGCCTGCGACCAGCTGTTCGACCTGGCCCGCCGCCCCGGCCACGAGCGGCCCCGCGACACCCTGCGGGCCGCCGTGGACATCGCCCACGACCCCGGCCACAACGCCGCCGCCCTGTTCGCCCTCGCCGACACCACCCCCCGCTACCGGCCCGCGCTGCCCGCCGCCCCCGACGCCTGGACCGTCGCCCTGCGCTACGACGGCAACGGCCGGGAACTCGACGGCCCCGGCAACATCGCCTTCGACGCCGACGGCAACGCCTGGGTCAGCAACAACTACGGCTACGACGCCGACCCCGCCCACCCGGTCTGCGGCGGCCGCACCGTCCTGAAGTTCACCCCCACCGGCCACGACGCCCCCGGCGCCCCCTACACCGGCGGCGGCCTGTACGGGGCCGGCTTCGGCATCACCGTCGACGCCCGCGGCAGCGCCTGGGTCGCGAACTTCGGCTTCCAGGGCCGCGGCTGCCCGATCGACCCGACCGACCTCGAACGCAGCCTCTCCCAGTTCGCCCCCGACGGCACCCCGCTCTCCCCGCCCGAGGGCTGGCGCGGCCACGGCATCGCCCAGCCCCAGGGCATGGCCGCCGACCGCTCCGGAACCGTCTGGGCCGCCGACTGCGGCGGCGGCGGGGTGACCCGGATCCCGGACGGCGACGCCACCCGCGCCCGGGAGGTCCCCACCCCCGCACTGAGCAAGCCCTTCGGCGCCGCCGTCGACCCCGACGGGCGCCTGTGGGTCAGCGGCAACGGCAACGACAGCGTCCAGGTCCTGGGCCCCGACGGCACCGCCGAACGGACCGTCACCGGCGGCGGCCTGCGCCGCCCGCTGGCCCTCGCCACCGACAGCAAGGGCTACGCCTGGGTCAGCAACAGCGGCATCCTGCCCGTCCCCTGCGCCGACACCACCGCGGACGACCTCACCACCGCCGCCCTGGCCGGCGACACCGGCCCGCGCCCGGGCGCCTCCGTCACCCTGATCGCCCCCGACGGCACCCCCGCACCCGCACCCTTCACGGACGGCGGCCTGTTCCTGCCCTGGGGCATCGCCGTCGACGGCGACGACACCGTCTGGGTCGCCAACTTCGGCGGCCACCGCGTCGCCCGACTGTGCGGCACCGACCTCACCGCCTGCCCGCCCGGCCACCGCACCGGCCAGCCCCTCTCCCCGCCCGGCACCGGCTACTCCAGCGACGCACTGGAACGCAACACCGGCCTGCAGATCGACCCCTCCGGCAACGTCTGGCTGGCCAACAACTGGCGCACCGTCCCCGTCCAGACCAACCCCGGCGGCCACGAACTGGTCGTCCTGATCGGCGCCGCCGCCCCCGTCCGCACCCCCGCCCTCGGCGGCCCCGCCCAGCCCTGA
- a CDS encoding MMPL family transporter yields the protein MPPSARPAPSATARPARRAALRRLGEWCARHSLIVIVLWIVALAGIQAANKTVGGTYSDDFSLPGTQAQQGRDVLQAHEPAAAGTSSQVVLHDAAQLPGFQAQITQALTSLQQLPHVIAVQSPLPPPGQPPAPGGPLAADGLTGYITVRFDTSPALLGTDYLTGVDEAVAPLRQAGVQVEYGGPLGELARPAPDDRASEAIGFAVAVVVLLVGFGSLIAAGLPLLTALFAAVVGLGVLGLIAALSTFATVAPTLATMIGIGVGIDYALFLLTRHRQNLMDGVDPVASAGQAVATSGRAVLVSGCTVIIALSGLSVSGISFMAKLGAAAAVTVVSAVLGALTLLPALMGVIGRRMDRFCVRRPIAEAGGAEGEGGAEAGGTWHRYARRVEAHPWRFLVAGVVVLAVLAIPLLSIQLGHIGDGADSTDFTDRRAYDLMSQAFGPGSNAPLTVVVDQSAVPADARAGLQTSVQQALTHLPGAASSTPLQTSPDGAVLFGTVIPAGAPQDRATTDLVNRLADHVLPDAVSGSGAKTYVTGNTAAQVDFLDIVSSRLVPIIAVVVGLAFLIILAVFRGLLVAVKAAVLNLLSIAASYGVVVAVFQWGWGGPALGVAGKVPIESYVPMMMFAIVFGLSMDYEIFLLSRVHEAWLRTGRSQDAVAHALEITARVITCAALIMVSVFAAFIVSDNIVIKMMGLGLAVSVLVDATIVRLLLVPAVMTLLGSAAWWTPRFLDRILPHIDAEGEGEKA from the coding sequence ATGCCGCCGTCCGCCCGACCCGCCCCCTCGGCCACCGCACGCCCGGCCCGACGCGCCGCGCTGCGCCGCCTGGGCGAGTGGTGCGCACGCCACTCACTGATCGTCATCGTGCTGTGGATCGTCGCCCTGGCCGGCATCCAGGCCGCCAACAAGACGGTCGGCGGCACCTACTCGGACGACTTCTCCCTGCCCGGCACCCAGGCGCAGCAGGGCCGCGACGTGCTGCAGGCGCACGAGCCGGCCGCCGCGGGCACCAGCTCCCAGGTGGTGCTGCACGACGCCGCGCAGCTGCCCGGCTTCCAGGCGCAGATCACCCAGGCGCTCACCTCGCTCCAGCAGCTGCCGCACGTGATCGCGGTGCAGAGCCCGCTGCCGCCGCCGGGCCAGCCCCCGGCGCCGGGCGGTCCGCTGGCCGCCGACGGGCTGACCGGGTACATCACCGTCCGCTTCGACACCTCGCCGGCCCTGCTGGGCACCGACTACCTGACCGGGGTGGACGAGGCGGTCGCGCCGCTGCGCCAGGCCGGGGTGCAGGTGGAGTACGGCGGTCCGCTGGGCGAGCTGGCCCGGCCGGCGCCGGACGACCGGGCCAGCGAGGCGATCGGCTTCGCGGTGGCGGTCGTGGTGCTGCTGGTGGGCTTCGGCAGTCTCATCGCGGCCGGGCTGCCGCTGCTGACGGCGCTGTTCGCGGCGGTGGTGGGCCTGGGGGTGCTGGGGCTGATCGCGGCGCTGTCCACCTTCGCGACCGTCGCCCCGACCCTGGCGACGATGATCGGCATCGGGGTCGGCATCGACTACGCCCTGTTCCTGCTGACCCGCCACCGGCAGAACCTGATGGACGGCGTGGACCCGGTGGCCTCCGCCGGGCAGGCGGTGGCCACCAGCGGACGGGCGGTGCTGGTCTCCGGCTGCACAGTGATCATCGCGCTGTCCGGGCTGTCGGTGTCGGGCATCTCCTTCATGGCCAAGCTGGGCGCGGCGGCGGCCGTGACCGTGGTGTCGGCGGTGCTCGGCGCGCTCACCCTGCTGCCGGCGCTGATGGGGGTGATCGGGCGCCGGATGGACCGCTTCTGCGTGCGCCGCCCGATCGCCGAAGCCGGCGGCGCCGAGGGCGAGGGCGGCGCGGAGGCCGGCGGGACCTGGCACCGCTACGCCCGCCGGGTGGAGGCGCACCCCTGGCGCTTCCTGGTGGCCGGGGTGGTCGTGCTGGCGGTGCTGGCGATCCCGCTGTTGTCCATCCAGCTCGGCCACATCGGCGACGGCGCCGACTCCACCGACTTCACCGACCGGCGCGCCTACGACCTGATGTCCCAGGCCTTCGGCCCGGGCTCCAACGCGCCGCTGACGGTGGTCGTCGACCAGAGCGCGGTGCCCGCCGACGCCCGGGCCGGCCTGCAGACCTCGGTGCAGCAGGCCCTCACCCACCTGCCCGGCGCCGCCAGCAGCACCCCGCTGCAGACCAGCCCGGACGGCGCGGTGCTGTTCGGCACCGTCATCCCGGCGGGCGCCCCGCAGGACCGCGCCACCACCGACCTGGTCAACCGCCTGGCGGACCACGTCCTGCCCGACGCGGTGAGCGGCAGCGGCGCGAAGACCTACGTCACCGGCAACACCGCGGCCCAGGTCGACTTCCTGGACATCGTCTCCAGCCGGCTGGTGCCGATCATCGCGGTGGTGGTCGGGCTGGCCTTCCTGATCATCCTGGCGGTCTTCCGCGGCCTGCTCGTCGCGGTCAAGGCCGCGGTGCTCAACCTGCTGTCCATCGCGGCCTCGTACGGGGTGGTGGTGGCGGTGTTCCAGTGGGGCTGGGGCGGGCCGGCGCTCGGCGTCGCGGGGAAGGTCCCGATCGAGAGCTACGTGCCGATGATGATGTTCGCGATCGTCTTCGGGCTGAGCATGGACTACGAGATCTTCCTGCTCTCGCGGGTGCACGAGGCCTGGCTGCGCACCGGGCGCAGCCAGGACGCGGTGGCACACGCGCTGGAGATCACCGCGCGGGTGATCACCTGCGCCGCGCTGATCATGGTCAGCGTCTTCGCGGCGTTCATCGTCAGCGACAACATCGTGATCAAGATGATGGGGCTGGGCCTGGCCGTGAGCGTGCTGGTGGACGCGACGATCGTGCGGCTGCTGCTGGTTCCGGCGGTGATGACCCTGCTGGGCTCGGCGGCCTGGTGGACGCCGCGCTTCCTGGACCGGATCCTGCCGCACATCGACGCGGAGGGCGAGGGCGAGAAGGCCTAG
- a CDS encoding DUF7701 domain-containing protein, whose translation MSHLDPIADLIRSCLPSEARPPTGSEDLFRIYAVLLQAKGEQVTDEDVHNAWTAWTQATDDSHRALVPFAELDARTRALDAPYTLAIRTAARHLKDPLH comes from the coding sequence ATGAGCCATCTCGATCCCATCGCCGACCTCATCCGCTCCTGCCTGCCCTCGGAGGCGAGACCTCCCACGGGCTCGGAGGACCTGTTCCGGATCTACGCCGTCCTGCTGCAGGCCAAGGGCGAACAGGTCACCGACGAGGACGTCCACAACGCCTGGACGGCCTGGACCCAGGCCACCGACGACAGCCACCGGGCGCTGGTGCCCTTCGCCGAACTCGACGCCCGCACCCGCGCCCTGGACGCCCCCTACACCCTCGCCATCCGCACCGCCGCCCGCCATCTCAAGGACCCCCTGCACTGA
- a CDS encoding RipA family octameric membrane protein, with product MATPPQPNRSPLPVQSLQSPEPSRPPQPNRSPQPNNPGELLELYKLAVEMADRVSARRGTANTYFLSVQTALVTLIGFGIPKLSESPWWVPTAVALAGLTLSGAWWMQLRSYRDLNAAKFTVINGLEEQLAARIYTDEWDTLRNASRSGRWRKHYTELGTTERAVPMVFAASHLILLTGTLVTGTLAA from the coding sequence ATGGCCACGCCGCCGCAACCGAACCGCTCGCCGCTGCCGGTCCAGTCACTCCAGTCACCCGAACCCAGCCGCCCGCCGCAGCCGAACCGTTCGCCGCAGCCGAACAATCCCGGCGAACTGCTGGAGCTCTACAAACTCGCCGTGGAGATGGCCGACCGGGTCTCCGCCCGCCGGGGCACCGCCAACACCTACTTCCTGTCCGTGCAGACCGCCCTGGTCACCCTCATCGGATTCGGCATACCCAAGCTCTCCGAGTCCCCGTGGTGGGTGCCGACGGCCGTCGCCCTGGCCGGCCTCACCCTCTCCGGCGCCTGGTGGATGCAGCTGCGCAGCTACCGGGACCTCAACGCCGCCAAGTTCACGGTCATCAACGGCCTGGAGGAGCAGCTGGCGGCACGGATCTACACCGACGAGTGGGACACCCTCAGAAACGCCTCCCGCAGCGGCCGCTGGCGCAAGCACTACACCGAACTGGGCACCACCGAGCGGGCGGTGCCGATGGTCTTCGCGGCATCCCACCTGATCCTGCTCACCGGCACCCTGGTCACCGGCACACTGGCCGCATGA
- a CDS encoding AfsR/SARP family transcriptional regulator, whose protein sequence is MDFRLLGSVAAVATDGRELPVGSAKRRSLLAMLLLNPGAPVTVDRLTETLWDEEPPRHARTVIHNHVSALRALLAHHDAPAVGVELVTDGGAYLLRVPELAVDTDRFEHLVRTARSLPDAAQAVEALREALALWRGPALAGTAPSVPLQCAAHALEEERLAAVEELARAHSALGDHGAAAGVLSTEATMNPLREPLVAALMLALGRAGRRSEALDWFHRTRRALADELGIDPGQELVDAHDRLLRTTAAPRPDRVPPPRVPTVGGLAFVPDPHPATAQAPGPTPTPAPAQAPATAPTPAPAPTPPPPPARPAAPWPFPRRPRGFSGRQDDLAALDRATAGPGPIAVLTGGPGPIAVLTGGAGVGKTTLAVYWAHHRQADFPDGRLLVDLCGHSPLPERSTPAVLRELLLGLGLPAEQMPATPEAMAARYRELTAERRMLIVLDNARRSDQVRPLLPDGDGCVTLVTSRDRLGGLVASDAARPVPLTHLSPPQAVTLLSATLGADLVAAEPEAAHRLAGLCDGLPLALRLAAARLATGPSRDLALLADELADEHSRLGILEVEDTSVAAALALTVQHLSEPARRMFHRLGAHTGTTLDSRTAAALADCHRSEAAAALAQLATAHLLVEIGRDAYTLHDLVRLYARSLPADTADTQVLPRLLDHLLSTLITACEAAEPGSEPCCALPPGTRRPADVRPFPDRESALAWYAAERDTLRGAVEAAVTAGLHDRAWRLVLLQWPLIVWQVRDGWAPLLEHGLAAAEADRDPGAQSRARALLGWVLLEEGHHEQALAHLERAPDLAALAGDGTAQAVALMNLAVALARHGRTARVRGLLARALVLAERAARADLVALARQHLAHACLQAGAPEEAAQHAARALALAEHSFPAARRIVLQTLYGRALAATGHREEAARHLDAALRAARAHGFAEGESDALAALHALPPATAAATATATATATAAATASPAGR, encoded by the coding sequence GTGGATTTCCGATTGCTGGGCTCGGTGGCCGCCGTGGCCACGGACGGCCGGGAGCTGCCGGTCGGGTCCGCCAAACGCCGCAGCCTGCTGGCCATGCTGCTGCTCAACCCCGGCGCACCCGTCACCGTGGACCGCCTCACCGAGACGCTGTGGGACGAGGAACCGCCCCGCCACGCGCGCACCGTCATCCACAACCACGTCTCCGCCCTGCGCGCCCTGCTCGCCCACCACGACGCCCCCGCCGTCGGCGTCGAACTCGTCACCGACGGCGGCGCCTACCTGCTGCGCGTCCCCGAACTCGCGGTCGACACCGACCGCTTCGAACACCTCGTCCGCACCGCCCGCTCCCTGCCCGACGCCGCCCAGGCCGTCGAGGCCCTGCGCGAAGCACTCGCCCTGTGGCGCGGCCCCGCCCTCGCCGGCACCGCCCCCAGCGTGCCCCTGCAGTGCGCCGCACACGCACTGGAAGAGGAACGCCTCGCCGCCGTCGAGGAACTGGCCCGCGCCCACAGCGCACTCGGCGACCACGGCGCCGCAGCCGGCGTCCTGTCCACCGAAGCCACCATGAACCCGCTGCGCGAACCCCTGGTCGCCGCCCTCATGCTGGCCCTCGGCCGGGCCGGACGCCGCTCGGAGGCACTGGACTGGTTCCACCGCACCCGCCGCGCCCTCGCCGACGAACTGGGCATCGACCCCGGCCAAGAACTCGTCGACGCCCACGACCGCCTGCTGCGCACCACCGCCGCGCCGCGGCCCGACCGGGTGCCGCCGCCGCGGGTGCCGACCGTCGGCGGCCTCGCCTTCGTCCCCGACCCGCACCCCGCCACCGCCCAGGCCCCCGGACCCACCCCCACGCCCGCCCCCGCCCAGGCCCCCGCCACCGCCCCGACGCCCGCGCCCGCCCCGACGCCGCCACCACCCCCCGCCCGCCCCGCCGCCCCCTGGCCCTTCCCCCGCCGCCCCCGCGGCTTCTCCGGCCGCCAGGACGACCTGGCCGCACTCGACCGCGCCACCGCCGGCCCCGGACCGATCGCCGTGCTCACCGGCGGCCCCGGACCGATCGCCGTGCTCACCGGCGGCGCCGGAGTCGGCAAGACCACCCTCGCCGTGTACTGGGCCCACCACCGCCAGGCCGACTTCCCCGACGGCCGGCTCCTCGTCGACCTGTGCGGCCACAGCCCGCTGCCCGAACGCTCCACCCCCGCCGTCCTGCGCGAACTCCTCCTCGGCCTCGGCCTGCCCGCCGAGCAGATGCCCGCGACCCCCGAGGCCATGGCAGCCCGCTACCGCGAACTGACCGCCGAGCGCAGGATGCTCATCGTCCTGGACAACGCCCGCCGCTCCGACCAGGTCCGCCCGCTGCTGCCCGACGGCGACGGCTGCGTCACCCTGGTCACCAGCCGCGACCGCCTCGGCGGCCTGGTCGCCTCCGACGCCGCCCGCCCCGTCCCGCTCACCCACCTCTCGCCCCCGCAGGCCGTCACCCTGCTCTCCGCCACCCTCGGCGCCGACCTCGTCGCCGCCGAACCCGAAGCCGCCCACCGCCTGGCCGGCCTGTGCGACGGCCTGCCGCTCGCCCTGCGCCTGGCCGCCGCCCGCCTGGCCACCGGACCCTCCCGCGACCTCGCCCTGCTCGCCGACGAACTGGCCGACGAACACAGCCGGCTGGGAATCCTGGAAGTCGAGGACACCAGCGTCGCCGCCGCCCTCGCCCTCACCGTCCAACACCTGTCCGAACCCGCCCGCCGGATGTTCCACCGCCTGGGCGCGCACACCGGCACCACCCTCGACAGCCGCACCGCCGCCGCCCTCGCCGACTGCCACCGGAGCGAAGCCGCCGCAGCACTGGCCCAACTCGCCACCGCCCACCTCCTCGTCGAGATCGGCCGCGACGCCTACACCCTGCACGACCTGGTCCGCCTCTACGCCCGCAGCCTGCCCGCCGACACCGCCGACACCCAGGTCCTGCCACGCCTGCTCGACCACCTGCTGAGCACCCTGATCACCGCCTGCGAGGCCGCCGAACCCGGCAGCGAACCGTGCTGCGCCCTGCCGCCCGGCACCCGGCGCCCCGCCGACGTGCGCCCCTTCCCGGACCGGGAGAGCGCGCTCGCCTGGTACGCCGCCGAGCGCGACACCCTGCGCGGCGCGGTCGAGGCGGCGGTCACCGCGGGCCTGCACGACCGGGCCTGGCGCCTGGTCCTGCTGCAGTGGCCGCTGATCGTCTGGCAGGTCCGGGACGGCTGGGCGCCGCTGCTCGAACATGGCCTGGCCGCCGCCGAGGCCGACCGCGACCCGGGCGCCCAGTCCCGCGCCCGGGCGCTGCTGGGGTGGGTCCTGCTGGAGGAGGGCCACCACGAGCAGGCCCTGGCACACCTGGAACGGGCCCCCGACCTGGCCGCCCTGGCCGGGGACGGCACCGCACAGGCCGTCGCCCTGATGAACCTGGCCGTCGCCCTGGCCCGCCACGGCCGCACCGCCCGGGTGCGCGGCCTGCTGGCCCGGGCCCTGGTCCTCGCCGAGCGGGCCGCACGCGCCGACCTCGTCGCCCTGGCCCGCCAGCACCTGGCCCACGCGTGCCTTCAGGCCGGCGCCCCCGAGGAGGCCGCCCAGCACGCCGCGCGCGCCCTGGCCCTGGCCGAGCACTCCTTCCCCGCCGCCCGCCGCATCGTGCTGCAGACCCTGTACGGCCGCGCCCTGGCCGCCACCGGCCACCGCGAGGAGGCCGCGCGCCACCTCGACGCCGCACTGCGGGCCGCCCGCGCCCACGGGTTCGCCGAGGGGGAGTCGGACGCCCTCGCGGCCCTGCACGCCCTGCCACCCGCCACGGCTGCCGCCACCGCCACCGCCACGGCGACGGCAACTGCTGCCGCCACGGCTTCCCCGGCCGGCCGGTAG